The following are encoded together in the Ralstonia insidiosa genome:
- a CDS encoding UDP-N-acetylmuramoyl-tripeptide--D-alanyl-D-alanine ligase — translation MSATRNVMMQATDAAAWMAGAHLVGPDAAIRRVTTDSRAVEPGDLFVALIGERFDAHDFLPDVIARGAAAVLVSRALPDTLDASNVAVLTVADTRIALGQLAAGWRRQFPIPVVAVTGSNGKTTVKEMISTIFAQAVGEDARLATAGNFNNDIGLPLTLFRLNAQHKLAVLELGMNHPGETAVLAVIAQPTVAMINNAQREHQEFMVSVEAVAEEHAAVLAALPADGVAVFPRDAANGGEYAPVWQAAAGSRRVLDFGIEAGAVTGVVTDTADGQHMDVQAPGQHFAFTLPLLGVHNARNALAATACALAAGVAPDVIAQALSHFAPVKGRLQRKPGARGGLVIDDTYNANPDSMRAAIDALVTLPAPRWLVLGDMGEVGSQGPAFHEEIGAYAREHGIDAVLATGELAKHTVDAFGAGARHFASAEALIEQGVPDIAPGATVLVKGSRFMRMERIVEALVLKDPAAASPADSTTQQKH, via the coding sequence ATGAGCGCCACCCGTAACGTGATGATGCAAGCCACGGATGCTGCCGCCTGGATGGCCGGCGCGCACCTCGTCGGCCCGGACGCGGCCATCCGTCGCGTGACGACCGACAGCCGTGCGGTCGAGCCCGGCGACCTGTTCGTCGCGTTGATCGGCGAGCGTTTCGACGCGCACGATTTTCTGCCGGATGTGATCGCGCGCGGCGCCGCCGCGGTACTGGTGTCGCGTGCGCTGCCTGACACGCTGGATGCGAGCAACGTCGCCGTGCTGACGGTGGCCGACACACGTATCGCGCTGGGGCAGCTTGCTGCCGGCTGGCGCCGCCAGTTCCCGATTCCGGTGGTGGCCGTCACGGGCAGTAACGGTAAAACGACGGTCAAGGAGATGATCTCCACGATCTTCGCGCAGGCCGTGGGCGAAGACGCCCGCCTTGCGACCGCTGGCAACTTCAACAACGACATTGGCTTGCCGCTCACGCTGTTCCGCCTGAACGCGCAGCACAAGCTGGCTGTGCTTGAGCTCGGCATGAACCATCCGGGCGAGACGGCTGTGCTGGCGGTCATTGCACAGCCGACCGTGGCGATGATCAACAACGCGCAGCGCGAGCACCAGGAGTTCATGGTCAGCGTGGAAGCGGTGGCGGAAGAACATGCCGCCGTGTTGGCCGCGTTGCCGGCCGATGGCGTGGCGGTGTTCCCGCGTGATGCGGCCAACGGTGGTGAATACGCTCCCGTGTGGCAAGCGGCAGCAGGATCGCGCCGCGTGCTCGATTTCGGTATCGAAGCGGGCGCGGTGACCGGTGTGGTGACCGACACCGCAGACGGTCAGCACATGGATGTGCAAGCGCCGGGTCAACACTTCGCCTTCACGCTGCCGCTGCTTGGCGTGCACAACGCGCGCAATGCGCTGGCCGCCACGGCATGTGCACTGGCAGCGGGCGTGGCACCGGACGTGATCGCGCAGGCGCTGAGCCACTTCGCGCCGGTCAAGGGCCGGCTGCAGCGCAAGCCGGGCGCCCGCGGCGGTCTCGTCATCGACGACACGTACAACGCGAATCCCGACTCCATGCGCGCCGCCATCGATGCGCTGGTCACACTGCCGGCACCGCGCTGGCTGGTGCTGGGTGACATGGGCGAGGTTGGTTCGCAAGGCCCGGCATTCCACGAAGAGATTGGCGCGTATGCGCGCGAGCACGGCATCGATGCCGTGCTGGCGACGGGCGAACTGGCGAAACACACGGTGGATGCGTTTGGCGCCGGTGCGCGGCATTTCGCATCCGCCGAAGCATTGATTGAACAAGGCGTGCCGGACATTGCGCCGGGCGCGACGGTATTGGTGAAGGGCTCGCGCTTCATGCGGATGGAACGCATTGTCGAAGCGCTGGTCTTGAAAGACCCGGCTGCAGCATCGCCGGCCGATTCCACCACGCAACAGAAGCATTAA